In a single window of the Methanofollis ethanolicus genome:
- a CDS encoding Mrp/NBP35 family ATP-binding protein, protein MADKEVQQENCSGNCSSCPSAQKEGCDSPQKGLPPKAKIDVKHVILVLSGKGGVGKTTVSVNLASALANHGKTVGLLDLDIHGPNVPKMVGAEGQHLNVMGNKIEPVQITGNLSVVSMEFLLPDAETPVIWRGPMKMSVIQQFLEDVNWGALDYLVVDLPPGTGDEALSIIQLAPNVDGAVIVTTPQEVSTMDSKKAVKFVEKLELPVLGIIENMSGLICPDCGKEIDIFGKGGGKKAAEELGVPFLGAIPIDIEMRKAGDEGRPFINRHADSPSWKAIDAVMENLVKVVEG, encoded by the coding sequence ATGGCAGATAAAGAAGTTCAGCAGGAAAACTGCTCAGGCAACTGCTCCTCATGCCCGAGCGCCCAGAAGGAAGGGTGCGATTCCCCGCAGAAGGGCCTCCCTCCCAAGGCGAAGATCGACGTCAAGCACGTGATCCTGGTCCTCTCAGGCAAGGGCGGCGTCGGCAAGACGACCGTCTCCGTCAACCTCGCCTCCGCCCTCGCCAACCACGGCAAGACTGTCGGCCTCCTCGACCTCGACATCCACGGCCCGAATGTGCCGAAGATGGTCGGCGCCGAGGGGCAGCACCTGAATGTCATGGGCAACAAGATCGAGCCTGTCCAGATCACCGGCAACCTCTCTGTCGTCTCGATGGAGTTCCTCCTCCCTGACGCCGAGACCCCGGTCATCTGGCGCGGGCCCATGAAGATGTCCGTGATCCAGCAGTTCCTGGAAGACGTGAACTGGGGCGCCCTCGACTACCTGGTCGTCGACCTCCCGCCCGGGACCGGCGACGAGGCCCTCTCCATTATCCAGCTCGCCCCCAATGTCGACGGCGCCGTCATCGTCACCACCCCGCAGGAGGTCTCGACGATGGACTCGAAGAAGGCGGTGAAGTTCGTCGAGAAGCTCGAACTCCCGGTACTCGGCATCATCGAGAACATGAGCGGGCTCATCTGTCCCGACTGCGGGAAGGAGATCGACATCTTCGGCAAGGGCGGCGGCAAGAAAGCTGCCGAAGAGCTCGGTGTCCCCTTCCTCGGCGCCATCCCCATCGACATCGAGATGCGGAAGGCCGGCGACGAAGGCAGGCCCTTCATCAACAGGCACGCCGATTCCCCCTCCTGGAAGGCAATCGACGCCGTGATGGAGAACCTGGTGAAGGTCGTTGAGGGGTAA
- a CDS encoding Glu/Leu/Phe/Val family dehydrogenase, with product MTNDNPFEMVKQQISACSEYLHLPQNVEEYLKTPMREIHVAFPVRMDDGSFKVFQGYRVQYNNALGPTKGGIRFHPGETIDTIRSLAALMTWKCSLLDLPLGGGKGGVICNPKELSAGELERLSRAYIRAIYKVIGPDCDVPAPDVYTTPQIMAWMMDEYCTLVGHNACGVITGKPVVLGGSEGRGDATARGGWFVIREAAKDNNIDLAKAKIAVQGFGNAGSHAATLGKSFGCTIVAVSDSHGGVYNENGLDIPTLVAYKQKTGSVRDFPGAKNITNEELLELKVDILVPAALENAINASNADKVGAKIVAELANGPVSPEADAILFAKKIPVIPDFLCNSGGVTVSYFEMVQNFSLDRWDEESVRARLERKMTKAYHEVYAVAQEHSISLREAAYTLAMKRVVDAMKLRGWV from the coding sequence ATGACCAATGACAACCCGTTTGAGATGGTGAAGCAGCAGATCAGTGCCTGCTCAGAATACCTGCACCTCCCCCAGAACGTCGAGGAGTACCTCAAGACCCCGATGCGGGAGATCCACGTGGCATTCCCGGTCAGGATGGACGACGGCTCTTTCAAGGTCTTCCAGGGCTACCGTGTCCAGTACAACAACGCCCTCGGCCCCACGAAGGGCGGCATCAGGTTCCACCCCGGCGAGACGATCGACACGATCCGGTCCCTTGCGGCCCTCATGACCTGGAAGTGCTCCCTCCTCGACCTCCCCCTCGGCGGCGGCAAGGGCGGCGTCATCTGCAACCCCAAGGAACTCTCCGCCGGCGAACTCGAGAGGCTCAGCCGCGCCTATATCCGCGCGATCTACAAGGTCATCGGTCCCGACTGCGACGTCCCGGCCCCTGACGTCTACACCACCCCCCAGATCATGGCCTGGATGATGGACGAGTACTGCACCCTCGTCGGCCACAATGCCTGCGGCGTCATCACCGGCAAGCCGGTCGTCCTCGGCGGCTCTGAGGGCCGCGGCGACGCCACAGCCCGCGGCGGCTGGTTCGTCATCAGGGAAGCGGCAAAGGACAACAACATCGATCTTGCGAAGGCAAAGATCGCCGTCCAGGGCTTCGGCAATGCCGGTTCCCACGCTGCGACCCTCGGCAAATCCTTCGGCTGCACCATCGTTGCGGTGAGCGACAGCCACGGCGGCGTCTACAACGAGAACGGCCTCGACATCCCGACCCTCGTCGCCTACAAGCAGAAGACCGGCTCGGTCAGGGACTTCCCCGGTGCGAAGAACATCACCAACGAAGAACTCCTTGAGCTCAAGGTCGACATCCTTGTCCCGGCCGCCCTGGAGAACGCGATCAACGCCTCCAACGCCGACAAGGTCGGGGCAAAGATCGTCGCCGAACTCGCGAACGGCCCTGTCTCTCCGGAAGCCGACGCGATCCTCTTCGCAAAGAAGATCCCGGTCATCCCGGACTTCCTCTGCAACTCCGGCGGTGTGACGGTCTCGTACTTCGAGATGGTCCAGAACTTCTCTCTCGACCGCTGGGACGAGGAGAGTGTCCGCGCTCGCCTTGAGCGGAAGATGACGAAGGCCTACCACGAGGTCTACGCCGTTGCACAGGAACACTCCATCTCTCTCCGCGAGGCCGCGTACACCCTCGCGATGAAGCGCGTCGTCGACGCGATGAAGCTCCGCGGCTGGGTCTGA
- a CDS encoding lectin like domain-containing protein yields the protein MDNRILKGLAGAFLCAFLLLGAAAPAASALEMTEAPLNPEYVKYLEEKEAPADRMMMSAAASIEEGESTDDICGEIPSPVTVAWPEGSEVQTTSAFRPAPSESRFDLRDEGRVGSVKDQGECGSCWAFAALGSLESTLLPEETWDFSENNLKNTHGLDYTHDEGGNAYMATAYFSRWSGPVNESDDPYSEVSGVSPEGLTVQKHVQDVDFFPARTDRSNVTLIKQAVKEYGGVYSSMYWSNGFYNEEYASYYDPWLVGDGHAVLIVGWDDTYSKENFTFTPPGDGAFIVRNSWNADWGDDGYFYQSYYDADRGCKAVFTAEDTDNYRDVYLHDPLGWTAAVGLGSETAYAANVFTATSGNSLGAVGFFTTAPNAAYEISVYLDPADGPISADGPVTTISGTQVLPGYHTFPLAAPVPLRPGQRFSVVVKLTTPDYYQPLAVEKPIADFSMSAKAAAGESYISADGVAWEDLTTQMPDTNVCLKAYTVYEEPRLSFSTEHSSLNAGEETEVVITMNRAPWGLAGYEMDVSVADPEVATVTGASFPDWARFNLSRETDGGVMMRAVDLDDTVRAGDTNVVLGTVRVKGLLGGTSNLRIAVRQVDGDDGCLVTTRSNTSSVAVSPSGTDKQGIKASLDVPGCTVTGQNVSVNASGRTSVSDDGKRIRVAGDTFNLTFITPGDAVEENGTITGTIQGIILETRAVSVVSEGAGEVSAGVSAELSSLPAGAAISTVLGNNASAETMSAFQQGAAENRLQIDALAASLEVRTTNLTDGSEIRNATVTMSVPAAWVDACGGVANIRVVRIGDDGSTSILLPEEVRREGERVVLRFESPDGFCTFGLAAVSVLPDPTAEPTTTTPALVSSHSSGGGHSEAAVGAAGGLHAEENVTLTMRDTPFTAVTLRAKGEIDRLMVGVEKATRPSAADAPDGAVYAYVEATLYHATDDMLSGETIAFAVPSAWLEAHACTAGDVRLLRYVDGAWQSLTTVVTDEKDGMAHFEAGTDGLSLFAIAAAGGTPATPTPVVTSASAGSAVATPAETGTETVPPTTQQSPLPLWTAALAIGAAFLRAGRR from the coding sequence ATGGATAACAGAATACTGAAAGGTCTGGCAGGCGCATTCCTCTGCGCCTTCCTGCTTCTCGGGGCCGCGGCCCCTGCAGCCTCCGCACTGGAGATGACCGAGGCGCCGCTCAACCCGGAGTATGTCAAATATCTTGAGGAAAAAGAGGCACCGGCCGACCGCATGATGATGTCGGCCGCCGCCTCCATCGAAGAAGGCGAGAGCACAGACGATATCTGCGGCGAGATACCTTCGCCGGTGACGGTCGCCTGGCCCGAGGGCAGTGAGGTGCAGACCACCTCGGCCTTCAGGCCCGCACCCTCGGAGAGCCGTTTTGACCTCCGTGACGAAGGGCGAGTCGGGTCGGTGAAGGACCAGGGAGAGTGCGGCAGCTGCTGGGCGTTTGCGGCCCTCGGCTCCCTGGAGTCCACCCTTCTCCCCGAGGAGACCTGGGACTTCTCCGAGAACAACCTGAAAAACACCCACGGCCTGGACTATACCCACGACGAAGGCGGAAACGCCTACATGGCAACCGCCTACTTCTCCCGCTGGTCGGGCCCGGTGAACGAGTCGGACGATCCATACAGCGAGGTCTCCGGCGTCTCCCCTGAGGGGCTTACCGTCCAGAAGCATGTCCAGGACGTGGATTTCTTCCCCGCGCGGACAGACCGCTCCAATGTCACCCTGATCAAGCAGGCTGTCAAGGAGTACGGCGGCGTGTATTCCTCGATGTACTGGTCGAACGGTTTTTACAACGAGGAATATGCCAGTTATTATGATCCCTGGCTCGTCGGCGACGGTCATGCCGTCCTGATCGTCGGCTGGGACGACACCTACAGCAAGGAGAACTTCACCTTCACCCCGCCGGGCGACGGTGCGTTCATCGTGAGGAACTCGTGGAACGCCGACTGGGGCGACGACGGCTACTTCTACCAGTCGTACTATGACGCCGACCGCGGCTGCAAGGCGGTCTTCACGGCAGAGGATACGGACAACTACCGGGACGTCTACCTCCACGACCCCCTGGGCTGGACCGCTGCGGTCGGTCTCGGGAGCGAGACGGCGTACGCCGCCAACGTCTTCACCGCCACGTCGGGCAACAGCCTGGGCGCGGTCGGATTTTTCACGACGGCACCGAACGCCGCCTACGAGATCTCGGTCTACCTTGACCCGGCAGACGGCCCCATCTCAGCCGACGGTCCGGTGACGACAATCTCCGGCACCCAGGTCCTGCCCGGTTACCACACCTTCCCACTTGCGGCGCCCGTGCCCCTGAGGCCCGGCCAGAGATTCTCGGTGGTCGTCAAACTCACGACGCCCGACTACTACCAGCCCCTCGCGGTCGAGAAACCGATCGCAGATTTCTCGATGAGCGCAAAGGCGGCGGCCGGCGAGAGTTATATCAGTGCCGACGGCGTCGCGTGGGAAGACCTCACCACCCAGATGCCGGACACAAATGTCTGCCTGAAGGCCTACACCGTCTACGAGGAGCCGAGACTCTCTTTCAGCACCGAACACTCGTCTCTGAATGCAGGTGAGGAGACCGAGGTCGTCATCACCATGAACCGCGCCCCCTGGGGTCTTGCCGGGTATGAGATGGACGTCTCGGTCGCCGACCCGGAGGTCGCCACGGTCACCGGCGCCTCCTTCCCCGACTGGGCGAGGTTCAACCTTTCCCGTGAGACCGACGGCGGCGTCATGATGCGGGCCGTCGACCTCGACGACACTGTCCGTGCAGGCGACACGAACGTCGTGCTCGGCACGGTCAGGGTGAAAGGCCTCCTGGGCGGAACTTCGAACCTCAGGATCGCCGTGCGGCAGGTCGACGGCGACGACGGTTGCCTGGTCACCACCAGGTCAAACACGAGCAGCGTCGCGGTCAGCCCGTCTGGCACGGATAAACAGGGAATAAAGGCCTCCCTGGACGTGCCCGGGTGCACCGTCACCGGGCAGAATGTCTCGGTGAACGCGTCCGGCCGGACGTCAGTCTCCGACGACGGGAAGAGGATCCGGGTCGCGGGAGACACCTTCAACCTGACCTTCATCACGCCGGGCGACGCCGTCGAGGAAAACGGCACCATCACCGGCACCATCCAGGGGATCATCCTGGAGACACGGGCTGTCTCGGTCGTTTCAGAGGGCGCCGGTGAAGTTTCGGCAGGCGTCAGCGCGGAACTTTCCAGTCTGCCAGCAGGAGCGGCAATCTCCACGGTCCTCGGGAACAATGCATCTGCAGAGACCATGAGCGCCTTCCAGCAGGGTGCCGCGGAGAACAGACTGCAGATCGACGCTCTTGCCGCGTCCCTTGAAGTCAGGACGACCAACCTTACGGACGGGAGCGAGATCAGGAATGCCACGGTGACGATGAGTGTCCCGGCCGCATGGGTGGATGCCTGCGGCGGCGTCGCAAACATCAGAGTCGTGCGCATCGGCGACGACGGTAGCACCAGCATCCTCCTGCCCGAAGAGGTCCGGAGAGAGGGCGAGAGGGTGGTCCTCAGGTTCGAGTCGCCCGACGGTTTCTGCACCTTCGGCCTCGCGGCAGTCTCGGTGCTGCCCGACCCGACAGCGGAACCCACCACCACGACGCCCGCCCTGGTCTCCTCGCACAGCAGCGGCGGCGGTCACTCCGAGGCGGCGGTCGGTGCGGCAGGCGGACTGCATGCCGAGGAGAACGTCACCCTGACGATGCGTGACACGCCGTTCACGGCGGTCACCCTCCGGGCGAAGGGCGAGATCGACAGACTCATGGTCGGAGTGGAGAAGGCCACACGCCCGTCGGCGGCCGACGCTCCCGATGGCGCAGTCTATGCCTATGTGGAGGCGACTCTCTATCACGCGACCGACGACATGCTCTCCGGCGAGACGATCGCCTTCGCCGTGCCGTCGGCATGGCTGGAGGCGCACGCCTGCACGGCCGGCGACGTCAGACTTCTCAGGTACGTCGACGGCGCATGGCAGTCCCTCACGACCGTGGTCACCGATGAAAAGGACGGCATGGCCCACTTCGAGGCCGGGACCGACGGTCTCTCCCTCTTTGCCATCGCGGCAGCGGGCGGCACGCCCGCAACCCCGACACCGGTCGTGACCTCGGCCAGCGCCGGGTCGGCCGTTGCGACGCCGGCAGAAACCGGAACAGAAACGGTCCCGCCGACGACACAGCAGTCGCCTCTGCCCCTCTGGACCGCGGCCCTCGCAATCGGCGCCGCATTCCTCAGGGCAGGGAGACGCTGA
- a CDS encoding PKD domain-containing protein: MSQSKSRLKNDAIIAVIAIGLLCLMAMPAAAEDTGLEAAVDAPDLVWTTDTSTKAWTVDTEHAVTGGSAARSNPGLSFGDSKIETKVTGPGTLNFSWDVSCPSGDYYRFFLDGTEQKQISGTEQPWIEESVRISSGEHTLRWTYHKGSMGVNGQNGGWLDAVSFTGGDYTDFSANVTTGMVPLAVQFNDLSTGGVSGWEWDFGDGSGHATTQNVTHIYEKAGTYDVSLTIQRAGTPETETKTGYLNVLKSQTLAEAVDAPSLTLTTGGDAEWAVETAESVAGETSVRSGLLASSQSTWIETTVTGAGKLSFDWKVKPQKVMWSTYGELEFAVDGATSSDDLYKKIRTDDGWHRETFDLGDGKHTLRWTYSTKSSDNPENGGWLDNLTFTPKAVPVPTNLKEALDAPGLAWVNTGDKDWTVEVGDGIGGGCARSGTFSADEWEVGFSDLQTGVTGPGTLTFSWKVSCDEYNEALYFALDGKDQMQIDGLDETWKNATFEVGPGEHVLTWSYWKNNWNDDESDGKSCGWLDNVSYTQHIATAFTASTTAGDAPLTVQFTDQSTGAITDRHWDFGDGTTSEEQNPAHTFDVGTYDISLTVTRDGVEDTVTKTGYIRSVGEVSLAESVDAPDLAWTTGGNATWSVVKGPEYVDYAAAKSAGALNAGENSWVQTTVEGPCILSFDWKVNPGKIYGMPMGKLEFAVDDADQYDNLYKKIQWGSDWSHETYRIGHGTHTVTWTYSTLMTEAAENGGWLDNVTCTYGGGEPVADIVTNVTEDRGMAPLAVQFTDNSTGFPTAWDWDFGDGKTSVEQNPTHVYENAGEYPVTLTVTNIVGKDTDGRAVLGTDTVTKTVKVIEPIALSTAVDASDLVWTTGGDADWSTDIYCFLKGGSSARSGVISSSSNTSWIEATVTGPGVLTFNWNINSSSFTYDGQLAFSTDGRSLNSIKGTREGTSWPGVYYEVPPGEHALRWTYTNEYYFSPEHCGHLDNVTYTYGAIQPTAAFKANVTRAMAPATVQFNDTSAGCPTAWSWVFGDGATSDEQNPVHTFEEVREYTVTLTVTNDAGTSTATETVTTVPFATLPEAVEAPDLDWSTGGNAPWFVDVDCVHTGTTSGRSGAIGENQQSWLQANITGPGYLTFAWNVSSEPSYDYLRFLIDGEEEKKICSFPRNWSEEGYRLGFGTHAVRWVYEKGSGEGMMKDCGWLDNVTFTPVDDTDFVGNVTRGEVPLTVDFTGYTTGTATHWAWDFGDGASAVGRNQTHTYTRPGVYNVTLIVQKDTAPDGQMEVKNGYITVTPTFEEALDAEGLAWTTGGDASWFVDVNETYIHGSCGHTGAIKRSQQSWIETTVTGPKNLTFDWQVSSYDSDSMKYSDVLAFSVDGEMQEEIAGKDDGWQDMHYTLEKGEHTLRWTYEKRAYTSGGDDCGWLDNVTFTDIAPVISFAPLKTTVAAGTEREVAIVADHLPDGLKNVSLTVSLEGTNAMITGVDFAFLAGAYGGSGVPGTTITFDATDDGNTVEAGAENVVLATLKIRGLTDGTAGITARDVVVYADNGEETAVICRPGVIDVVGLSPLPGGVGIPGDGDGDGLFEDVNGDGTLDFGDISAYFEHFETITSQKNSRVFDYNGNGRIDFDDVVTVHRYMETDRT, translated from the coding sequence ATGTCACAAAGTAAATCACGTTTGAAAAACGATGCGATCATTGCGGTCATTGCCATCGGCCTTCTCTGCCTGATGGCGATGCCCGCGGCCGCAGAAGACACAGGCCTCGAGGCCGCAGTCGACGCCCCGGACCTTGTATGGACGACCGACACCTCCACGAAGGCATGGACGGTCGATACAGAACACGCCGTGACAGGCGGAAGTGCTGCACGGAGCAACCCGGGATTGAGCTTTGGCGACTCGAAAATCGAGACAAAAGTCACCGGTCCTGGTACCCTGAACTTCTCCTGGGATGTCTCGTGTCCCTCAGGCGACTATTACAGGTTCTTTCTTGACGGGACAGAGCAGAAGCAGATCTCAGGCACCGAACAGCCCTGGATAGAGGAGTCGGTCAGGATATCTTCCGGGGAACACACCCTTAGATGGACCTACCACAAGGGCAGCATGGGCGTCAATGGCCAGAATGGTGGCTGGCTCGATGCAGTATCCTTTACCGGGGGCGATTACACCGACTTTTCCGCAAATGTCACTACCGGCATGGTGCCCCTGGCCGTGCAGTTCAACGACCTCTCCACCGGCGGTGTGAGCGGATGGGAGTGGGACTTCGGCGACGGCTCAGGGCACGCCACCACGCAGAACGTCACCCACATCTACGAGAAGGCCGGGACCTATGACGTCTCCCTGACCATCCAGAGGGCCGGAACGCCTGAGACCGAGACGAAGACCGGGTACCTCAACGTCCTCAAGAGCCAGACCCTTGCCGAGGCCGTGGACGCACCCTCCCTCACCCTGACCACGGGCGGCGACGCAGAATGGGCTGTCGAGACCGCCGAGAGTGTCGCCGGCGAGACCAGTGTCAGGAGCGGCCTGCTTGCAAGTTCCCAGTCGACCTGGATAGAGACCACGGTCACCGGAGCCGGGAAACTCTCCTTCGACTGGAAGGTCAAGCCCCAGAAGGTGATGTGGTCCACATACGGCGAACTCGAGTTCGCGGTCGACGGCGCCACCTCCTCGGACGACCTCTATAAGAAGATCAGGACAGACGACGGCTGGCACCGCGAGACCTTCGACCTCGGCGACGGTAAGCACACCCTCAGATGGACCTACTCCACGAAGTCGTCGGACAATCCTGAGAACGGCGGGTGGCTCGACAACCTCACCTTCACCCCGAAGGCAGTTCCCGTCCCCACGAACCTGAAGGAGGCCCTCGACGCCCCGGGCCTCGCATGGGTGAACACAGGCGACAAGGACTGGACAGTCGAGGTCGGTGACGGCATCGGCGGCGGCTGCGCCCGGAGCGGCACGTTCTCCGCTGATGAATGGGAAGTCGGCTTCTCGGACCTGCAGACAGGAGTCACCGGTCCCGGCACCCTGACCTTCTCCTGGAAGGTCTCGTGCGATGAATACAACGAAGCCCTCTATTTTGCCCTCGACGGCAAAGACCAGATGCAGATCGATGGACTGGACGAGACGTGGAAAAACGCGACATTCGAGGTCGGGCCAGGAGAACACGTTCTCACATGGTCATACTGGAAAAACAACTGGAATGACGACGAATCTGACGGCAAGAGTTGCGGCTGGCTCGACAACGTCTCCTACACCCAGCATATCGCCACCGCCTTCACCGCCAGCACCACCGCCGGCGACGCACCCCTGACCGTGCAGTTCACCGACCAGAGCACCGGCGCGATCACCGACCGGCACTGGGACTTCGGCGACGGCACCACCTCCGAGGAGCAGAACCCGGCCCACACCTTTGATGTCGGCACGTACGACATCTCCCTCACCGTTACCAGAGACGGCGTGGAAGACACCGTAACAAAAACCGGATACATCAGATCAGTCGGCGAGGTCAGCCTCGCGGAGTCCGTCGACGCTCCCGACCTCGCATGGACCACCGGCGGCAACGCCACCTGGTCGGTCGTGAAAGGGCCGGAGTATGTCGACTACGCCGCGGCAAAGAGCGCCGGTGCGCTGAACGCAGGCGAGAACTCCTGGGTCCAGACCACTGTCGAAGGCCCCTGTATCCTTTCCTTTGACTGGAAGGTGAACCCCGGCAAAATCTACGGAATGCCGATGGGTAAGTTGGAGTTCGCTGTCGACGATGCAGATCAGTACGACAACCTGTACAAGAAGATTCAGTGGGGCTCAGACTGGTCCCATGAGACGTACAGGATCGGCCACGGCACCCACACCGTCACCTGGACCTACTCCACGTTGATGACCGAGGCCGCGGAGAACGGCGGGTGGCTCGACAATGTCACCTGCACCTACGGCGGCGGCGAACCTGTCGCGGACATCGTCACCAACGTGACCGAGGACCGCGGCATGGCACCCCTGGCCGTCCAGTTTACCGACAACTCCACAGGATTCCCGACCGCATGGGACTGGGACTTCGGCGACGGCAAAACCTCTGTTGAACAGAACCCGACCCACGTCTACGAGAACGCGGGCGAATACCCGGTCACCCTGACGGTCACCAACATCGTCGGGAAGGACACCGACGGCAGGGCCGTCCTCGGCACCGACACGGTGACGAAGACGGTGAAAGTCATCGAGCCCATCGCCCTCAGCACAGCGGTCGACGCCTCTGACCTTGTCTGGACGACCGGCGGCGACGCCGACTGGTCCACCGATATCTACTGCTTCCTGAAGGGCGGGAGTTCCGCGAGGAGCGGCGTCATCTCATCCAGCAGCAACACTTCCTGGATCGAGGCGACGGTCACCGGCCCGGGCGTCCTCACTTTCAACTGGAACATCAACTCCAGCTCCTTCACCTACGACGGGCAGCTGGCGTTCTCGACCGACGGCAGATCCCTGAACAGCATCAAGGGTACCAGAGAGGGCACGTCCTGGCCCGGCGTGTACTATGAAGTCCCGCCCGGCGAACACGCCCTCAGGTGGACCTACACCAACGAGTATTATTTCTCCCCCGAACACTGCGGCCACCTCGACAACGTCACCTACACCTACGGCGCCATCCAGCCGACGGCCGCCTTCAAGGCCAATGTGACGCGGGCGATGGCCCCGGCGACGGTGCAATTCAACGACACCTCGGCAGGGTGCCCGACCGCGTGGTCCTGGGTCTTCGGCGACGGCGCAACATCAGACGAGCAGAACCCTGTCCACACCTTCGAGGAGGTCAGAGAGTACACTGTCACCCTGACGGTCACCAACGACGCCGGCACCAGCACCGCGACAGAGACCGTAACGACCGTTCCCTTCGCCACCCTTCCTGAGGCCGTCGAGGCACCCGACCTCGATTGGTCCACCGGCGGGAACGCACCCTGGTTCGTCGACGTCGACTGCGTCCACACCGGCACCACCTCGGGACGGAGCGGCGCCATCGGCGAAAACCAGCAGTCATGGCTCCAGGCAAACATCACCGGCCCCGGCTACCTCACCTTTGCATGGAACGTCTCCTCTGAACCCAGTTATGACTACCTGAGGTTCCTCATTGACGGTGAAGAGGAGAAGAAAATCTGCAGTTTCCCCAGAAACTGGTCTGAAGAGGGGTACAGGCTCGGGTTCGGCACGCATGCCGTCAGGTGGGTGTATGAGAAGGGTTCTGGTGAGGGCATGATGAAAGACTGCGGGTGGCTTGACAACGTCACCTTCACGCCCGTCGACGACACCGACTTTGTCGGCAACGTGACGCGGGGCGAGGTCCCGCTCACCGTGGACTTCACCGGGTACACGACCGGCACCGCGACCCACTGGGCCTGGGACTTCGGCGACGGGGCGTCGGCAGTCGGCCGGAACCAGACGCACACCTACACCAGACCCGGCGTCTACAATGTCACCCTCATCGTGCAGAAGGACACCGCCCCTGACGGGCAGATGGAGGTCAAGAACGGCTACATCACCGTCACCCCGACCTTCGAAGAGGCCCTCGACGCAGAAGGCCTCGCCTGGACGACAGGCGGCGACGCCTCCTGGTTCGTCGACGTAAACGAGACCTACATCCACGGCAGCTGCGGCCACACCGGTGCTATCAAACGCAGCCAGCAGTCATGGATCGAAACCACCGTCACCGGTCCGAAGAACCTCACCTTCGACTGGCAGGTCTCCTCCTATGACAGTGACTCGATGAAGTACTCCGACGTCCTCGCCTTCTCCGTCGACGGCGAGATGCAGGAGGAGATCGCAGGCAAGGACGACGGCTGGCAGGATATGCACTACACCCTGGAGAAGGGCGAGCACACCCTCCGGTGGACGTACGAGAAGCGTGCGTACACCTCTGGAGGGGATGACTGCGGCTGGCTCGACAATGTCACCTTCACCGATATCGCACCGGTGATCTCGTTCGCCCCGCTCAAAACAACCGTTGCCGCCGGGACAGAGCGTGAGGTCGCCATCGTCGCCGACCATCTCCCTGACGGCCTGAAAAATGTCAGCCTCACGGTCAGCCTTGAAGGAACGAACGCCATGATCACCGGCGTCGACTTTGCCTTCCTTGCGGGCGCATACGGGGGGTCGGGCGTACCCGGCACCACCATCACCTTCGACGCGACCGACGACGGCAACACCGTCGAAGCAGGTGCGGAGAACGTCGTCCTCGCCACCCTGAAGATCAGGGGCCTCACCGACGGTACGGCCGGGATCACGGCCAGAGACGTCGTGGTCTACGCGGACAACGGCGAAGAGACGGCCGTGATCTGCAGACCGGGCGTCATCGACGTCGTCGGCCTCTCGCCCCTCCCCGGTGGCGTCGGCATCCCGGGCGACGGTGACGGCGACGGCCTCTTCGAGGACGTGAACGGCGACGGTACCCTGGACTTCGGCGATATCAGCGCCTACTTCGAACACTTCGAGACCATCACCTCGCAGAAGAACTCCCGGGTCTTCGATTACAACGGTAACGGCAGGATCGACTTCGACGACGTCGTGACCGTTCACCGGTACATGGAGACCGACAGAACATGA